The genomic DNA AAAGTTGCGCACAGTTCACCGATGCTGAGTCTCGGCAATGCATTTAATGAAGAAGATTTAAGAGCATTTGATCAGCGTGTCAGACAGAATGCCGGTGATGTTACGTATATGTGCGAGCTGAAAATTGACGGACTTGCAGTATCGCTGACTTATGAAAACGGACTGTTTACCCGGGGCGCAACGCGCGGTGACGGAACAGTCGGAGAAAATATTACGGAAAACTTAAGAACGATACATGCGATTCCACTGACGATCGACTCCGATTTAACGTTCGAAGTGCGCGGTGAAGCATATATGCCGAAACGTTCATTTATTAATCTGAACGAAACGAGAGCGAAAGAAGGACAGCAGGAGTTCCAGAACCCGCGTAACGCAGCAGCAGGATCATTAAGACAGCTGGACCCGAAACTTGCAGCGGCGCGTAACTTATCTGTTTTTCTGTACAGTGTGACTTCACCGGAAGCACTCGATACAGACAGCCAGAGCGGTGCGCTCGATAAGCTGGATGAACTGGGCTTTAAAACGAACAGGGAACGCAGGCTGATGACGAGCATCGATGAGGTGATTGAATACGTTGAATACTGGACGACACACCGCTCGGAGCTTGCATATGAAATAGACGGTATCGTTATAAAAGTGAACGATCTTCTGACTCAGGAAGAGCTCGGCTATACGGTGAAATCACCGCGCTGGGCAATTGCGTATAAATTTCCGGCAGAAGAAGTCGTGACAGAAATTCTCGATATTGAACTCACGGTGGGACGTACAGGAGTCATTACACCGACAGCGATACTGGAACCCGTCAAAGTGGCGGGAACGACAGTGGGACGGGCATCACTGCATAACCATGAACTGATTGAAGAACGGGATATCCGTATCGGGGACAAAGTGGTCATACGAAAAGCAGGAGACATTATTCCCGAAGTGGTGAAATCATTAAAAGAGGAACGTACAGATCAGGCGGTGTACGAAGCACCGACAACCTGTCCGTCGTGCGGTCACGATACGGTTCACCTCGAGGATGAAGTGGCAATCCGCTGCATTAACCCGGCTTGTCCGGCACAGCTGACTGAAGGGATTATTCACTTCGTGTCGCGCGGTGCGATGAACATCGACGGTCTCGGTGAGAAGGTTGTGCGCCAGCTGTTTGATGCAGAGCTGATTACAGATGTTTCAGATTTATATAAACTGGAATATGATGACTTAATTGAACTTGAACGCATGGGCGATAAAAAAGTGACGAACCTGCTGAAAGCAATTGAAGCATCGAAGGAAGTACCATTGAGTAAACTGTTATTCGGACTGGGAATCCGTTTCCTCGGTTCAAAAGCATCGGGACTGATCGCGAAAGAATACGGTTCAATGGTTGAAGTTTTAAAAGCGACGAAAAAGCAGCTGATTGAAATACCTGAAATCGGCGAGAAGATTGCAGATTCAATAGTTACTTATACGCATAATGATGATTTTATCGAGCTGGTGAATAAGCTCGATGCAGCAGGACTCAATATGACAGAAGAAAAAGAAGAACTGTCCGGCACAGTGTTTTCCGGGATGACCTTCGTATTGACCGGCAAGCTGGTGGAAATGACACGCGGCGATGCGAAGAAGAGTATCGAGTCATACGGCGGGAAAGTGACCGGCAGTGTATCTAAAAATACAGATGTTGTCGTTGCCGGGGCAGATGCCGGCAGCAAGCTTGAGAAAGCGAACTCACTCGGCATAACAGTTTGGAATGAAAGAGAATTTATTGAGAAATTGGGGCAATGAGTTATGAAGTTTAAATCGATATTACTCACAAGTGCAACTTTGCTGCTGCTTGCAGCCTGCGACGGTGCCAATGAAGCGGAAATCAGCGAGCAGATGGGTGAATCATCGCTCGAGAATGAAGTGTCGAACGTGCAGGTCGAAGAGCAGGACGATACGCTCACATCGAGCAGTGAAGAGTTTTACCGTTCTGTCGTTCCTTACGAACTGTCGCCGGCCCGCGGGTTGTCGAGTGCCAATTTAGTGTCTTCATATAATGTGGAAGAGTTTGAAAAAGGCCTGTTTTCAATCAGCCAGAGTGTGTTCCCGACAAACGAATATATATTCCGTGAAGGCCAGATTATTTCAGAAGAAATGATTAGGGGCTATTTAAGCCGCCAGTACACGAGTGAAGAGCTTGAGGAAATGGATGAGTCCGAACTGCTCGGCTCGGATGCGTTCAGCAACCTCGGTCTGAACCCGTCGACACAGGGTGAAACAGACCCTGAAGTGATTGCAGAAGAAGCACCGCTGTACCTGTCACACATTCTCGAGCAGAACTATATGAAGGAAGATGAAGAAGGAAACCTGTCGTTTGACGGCATTACTATCGGACTTGCAATGAACAGCGTTCATTACTATCAGACAGAACAGTACGGCCAGACGAAGGAACGTGCGCTGGATCCCAAAACAGTTAAAGAGGAAGGTCAGAAGATGGCTGCTGAAATCTTAAAGCGTATCCGTGCGAATGATAAGTATGTCGATAAAGAAATAGTCTTTGCGATTTTCATTCAGTCGGCTGATACGGATATCGTGCCGGGAAACTTTGTTTCCCAGGCAGTCGTTGCTCCCGGAGAGAATACGATCGAGTCATTTTCTGATATAGATGTTCAGAATATCCTGCTGCCGTCGAGAGAAGCAGCGGAGATTTCCGAAGAAACAAACAGCGAGTATCAGAACTTCAACAGGGATTTAGCATCTTACTTTGACAGTTTTACAACGTCTGTCGGCAGAGGGAAGTTCAGAGACGGAACGCTCGAGTCACTGACTGTTGAAATACCGATTGAGTATAACAGCCGCGGTGAAATGATCGGAATGTCCCAGTTCGTGAGAGATCTGGTTAACGAACACTTTACAGGTACGGATATCGAAGTGGAAATTAAGGATAAGTCACAGGTCTACAGTGTGATTACCCGTAAAGGTGAAGGGGAAGCCAATCTTTATATATTTGAATAAGTAAGCACATGGAAATGTTCCGTGGTTTTTGGTAAACTTTAAATGTTGTATTTATAGAAGGAGGGTCATTCATGGAAGAACTTGATTTAAAGAAACTTCAGCGTGTGGCTGAGTTGTCTAAGATAGAAATTAAAGATGAAGAAGAACTTAGAAATTTATCTACAAAAATTAAAAGTATTGTTGCGCACTCGGAGCGCTTGAATGACTTGGATTTATCGGGAGTGGAACCGATGACACATGCGATGCAGCTGGAGCAGGAAACAGCGGATTCACTGCGTAAAGATGAAGCGGGAGAACCTGTAACACAGGAAGAAGCGCTGAGAAATACAGAGTTCACAGAAGATGGACAATTCAAAGTACCTAGAATGATATAAGGAGGGTTAACAATCGTGAATATGAATGAATTAACAGTAGAAGAACTATACACTAAAATTCACAGTAAAGAGATCAAACCTTCTGAAGTAGTAGGTGCTCTTTTTGACAGAATCGAAAAATATGACGGCAACATTAAGTCGTTTATCACATTAACTAAAGATCAGGCGATGGAAACTGCAGCGGAACTTGACCGTCTTCAGGAAGAAGACAAAATGGAAGGTTCACTGTTTGGAATTCCTGTCGGAATTAAAGATAACATCGTAACTAAAGATATTTTAACAACATGTGCGAGCCGCATGCTGGAAAACTTTAAGCCGGTATATGACGCAACGGTTATGACAAAGCTTAAAGACCAGAACTCAATTCTTATGGGGAAACTGAACATGGATGAGTTTGCGATGGGATCAACATCGGAAACATCTTACTTCCAGACGACTAAAAACCCGTGGAACCTTGAATGTTCACCGGGCGGATCATCAGGCGGATCGGCTGCAGCAGTTGCAGCAGGATTTGTGCCTTATGCCCTCGGTACGGATACGGGCGGTTCTGTAAGACAGCCTGCCTCATTCTGCGGAATCGTCGGTATGAAACCAACATACGGCCGTGTATCACGACACGGACTGGTGGCGTTCGCATCTTCACTGGATCAGATTGGTCCGATGACACGTACAGTGCGTGACAACGCCAAAGTACTTGAAATGATTTCAGGTGAAGACAGCAGCCACGATATGACGAGTGCAAGAAATAAAGATACTGACTTCCTGAGCGGTATTGAAAAAGATATTAAAGGTATGAAACTGGCACTGCCTAAAGAATTTTTAGGTGACGACGTTGACGATTCAGTTACTGAAGCGGTATTAAAAGCGAAAGAACGCTTTGAATCTTTAGGTGCGATCGTTGAAGAAGTTGAAATGCCAAACCTTCAGTATGTAGTAAGCTCGTACTACTTAATTGCTTCAAGTGAAGCGAGTGCAAACCTTGCACGCTTTGACGGTATCCGTTACGGCTACCGTTCAGAAAATGCCAAAACACTTGAAGAGCTGTATACAAAATCACGCGGTGAAGGATTCGGCGATGAGGTAAAACGCCGTATTTTACTGGGAACTTACGTGTTAAGTGCCGGCCACTACGATGATTATTATTTAAAAGCGCAAAAACTCCGCCGTTTAGTGTCTGATGACGTTCAAAGAATTTTAGCGGATTACGATTTAATTATCGGACCGACTACGACAACGCCGGCACACAAATACGACGAAGTTAAAATTGAAGGTACGAAAGAATATAAAAACGATATCCTGACAATTCCTGCGAACCTTGTGGGTGTGCCTTCATTAAGCATTCCATGCGGAGTGACTGAAGACAACAGACCAATCGGCATGCAGCTGATCGGTAACCACTTTGAAGAGCGCAAAATTTACAATGCAGCGTATCAGTTCGAAACTGTATACAACCTGCATGAAGAACTTAAAAATCTAACGATGGGGGCGGAGTAAGATGCATTTTGAAACGGTTATCGGACTTGAAGTTCACGTTGAATTAAAAACAAATTCAAAAATATTTTCCAATGCCCCTCTGCATTACGGACATGAACCGAACACAAACCTTTCTGTAGTTGAACTCGGTTACCCGGGCACACTGCCGGTTCTGAACGAAACTGCAGTAGAGTACGGCATGAAAGCGGCAATGGCATTAAACATGCAGATTGCTGAAAATACGAAGTTTGACAGAAAAAACTATTATTACCCGGATAATCCGAAAGCATATCAGATTTCACAGTTTGATAAACCGATCGGGGAACACGGTTCACTCGATATTGAAATCGACGGCAAGAAGAAAACAATCGGTATTACACGTCTTCACCTTGAAGAAGATGCAGGTAAATCAACGCATAAAGAAGACTACTCACTGGTTGACTTAAACCGTCAGGGTACGGCACTTGTCGAGATCGTATCGGAGCCGGATATCCGTACACCTGAAGAGGCGTACAAATACCTTGAGAAAATCAAGTCGATCATTCAGTACACAGGCGTATCCGATGTGAAAATGGAAGAAGGTTCACTGAGATGTGACGCGAACATTTCAATCAGACCTGTCGGCCAGAAAGAATTCGGTACGAAAACTGAACTTAAAAACTTAAACTCATTTAACTTCGTAAGAAAAGGACTTGAGTATGAAGTGAAACGTCAGGAGCAGGTACTGCTTGCAGGCGGGATTATCGAACAGGAAACACGCCGTTACGATGAAAAAACCGGTGAAACGGTATTAATGCGTGTTAAAGAAGGCGCGGACGACTACCGTTACTTCCCGGAACCTGACCTGATGCACCTGCATATCGATGAAGAGTGGAGAGAACGCGTACGTGCGAGCATTCCTGTGCTTCCGGACGAACTGCGTGAGAAGTACATCAACGAATACGATCTTCCGGTATACGATGCAGAAATTCTGACGATGAGAAAAGAAATGTCCGACTTCTTCAGCGACATGGTTGAAACTCATAAAGCAGACCCTAAACTGGCATCAAACTGGTTAATGGGAAGCGTGAACGAATACCTGAACAAAAACAACGTTGAACTGGAAGATACAGGCTTAACTGCTGAGAACCTTACAGGTATGATTAATATTATTGAAGACGGTACAATTTCAAGCAAACAGGCGAAGAAAGTATTCTCTGTACTTATTGAAAAAGGCGGCACTGCGAAACAGGTTGCGAAAGACCTCGGCATGGAACAGATCTCTGATCCTGCAGTACTGACTGGTATGGTTACAGAAGTACTCGATGCAAATGAACAGTCTGTAGAAGATTACAAAAATGGTAAGGACCGTGCAATCGGATTCCTTGTCGGTCAAATCATGAAAAAATCTAAAGGACAGGCTAACCCTAAAATGGTTAACCAGATCCTTCTTGAAGAAATTAACAAGAGATAATCATGAAAACACCTGCACTCCCGTTTGGGAATGCAGGTGTTTTTTGGTGGTGGAATGATATTGTATGTTGTGGTT from Jeotgalicoccus saudimassiliensis includes the following:
- the ligA gene encoding NAD-dependent DNA ligase LigA, which codes for MKERIHELQQLLTRYNYEYHVQDNPSIPDTEYDALLRELVELEAEYPEYKTDTSPTVRVGGEILSGFEKVAHSSPMLSLGNAFNEEDLRAFDQRVRQNAGDVTYMCELKIDGLAVSLTYENGLFTRGATRGDGTVGENITENLRTIHAIPLTIDSDLTFEVRGEAYMPKRSFINLNETRAKEGQQEFQNPRNAAAGSLRQLDPKLAAARNLSVFLYSVTSPEALDTDSQSGALDKLDELGFKTNRERRLMTSIDEVIEYVEYWTTHRSELAYEIDGIVIKVNDLLTQEELGYTVKSPRWAIAYKFPAEEVVTEILDIELTVGRTGVITPTAILEPVKVAGTTVGRASLHNHELIEERDIRIGDKVVIRKAGDIIPEVVKSLKEERTDQAVYEAPTTCPSCGHDTVHLEDEVAIRCINPACPAQLTEGIIHFVSRGAMNIDGLGEKVVRQLFDAELITDVSDLYKLEYDDLIELERMGDKKVTNLLKAIEASKEVPLSKLLFGLGIRFLGSKASGLIAKEYGSMVEVLKATKKQLIEIPEIGEKIADSIVTYTHNDDFIELVNKLDAAGLNMTEEKEELSGTVFSGMTFVLTGKLVEMTRGDAKKSIESYGGKVTGSVSKNTDVVVAGADAGSKLEKANSLGITVWNEREFIEKLGQ
- a CDS encoding CamS family sex pheromone protein, translated to MKFKSILLTSATLLLLAACDGANEAEISEQMGESSLENEVSNVQVEEQDDTLTSSSEEFYRSVVPYELSPARGLSSANLVSSYNVEEFEKGLFSISQSVFPTNEYIFREGQIISEEMIRGYLSRQYTSEELEEMDESELLGSDAFSNLGLNPSTQGETDPEVIAEEAPLYLSHILEQNYMKEDEEGNLSFDGITIGLAMNSVHYYQTEQYGQTKERALDPKTVKEEGQKMAAEILKRIRANDKYVDKEIVFAIFIQSADTDIVPGNFVSQAVVAPGENTIESFSDIDVQNILLPSREAAEISEETNSEYQNFNRDLASYFDSFTTSVGRGKFRDGTLESLTVEIPIEYNSRGEMIGMSQFVRDLVNEHFTGTDIEVEIKDKSQVYSVITRKGEGEANLYIFE
- the gatC gene encoding Asp-tRNA(Asn)/Glu-tRNA(Gln) amidotransferase subunit GatC, producing MEELDLKKLQRVAELSKIEIKDEEELRNLSTKIKSIVAHSERLNDLDLSGVEPMTHAMQLEQETADSLRKDEAGEPVTQEEALRNTEFTEDGQFKVPRMI
- the gatA gene encoding Asp-tRNA(Asn)/Glu-tRNA(Gln) amidotransferase subunit GatA: MNMNELTVEELYTKIHSKEIKPSEVVGALFDRIEKYDGNIKSFITLTKDQAMETAAELDRLQEEDKMEGSLFGIPVGIKDNIVTKDILTTCASRMLENFKPVYDATVMTKLKDQNSILMGKLNMDEFAMGSTSETSYFQTTKNPWNLECSPGGSSGGSAAAVAAGFVPYALGTDTGGSVRQPASFCGIVGMKPTYGRVSRHGLVAFASSLDQIGPMTRTVRDNAKVLEMISGEDSSHDMTSARNKDTDFLSGIEKDIKGMKLALPKEFLGDDVDDSVTEAVLKAKERFESLGAIVEEVEMPNLQYVVSSYYLIASSEASANLARFDGIRYGYRSENAKTLEELYTKSRGEGFGDEVKRRILLGTYVLSAGHYDDYYLKAQKLRRLVSDDVQRILADYDLIIGPTTTTPAHKYDEVKIEGTKEYKNDILTIPANLVGVPSLSIPCGVTEDNRPIGMQLIGNHFEERKIYNAAYQFETVYNLHEELKNLTMGAE
- the gatB gene encoding Asp-tRNA(Asn)/Glu-tRNA(Gln) amidotransferase subunit GatB, which gives rise to MHFETVIGLEVHVELKTNSKIFSNAPLHYGHEPNTNLSVVELGYPGTLPVLNETAVEYGMKAAMALNMQIAENTKFDRKNYYYPDNPKAYQISQFDKPIGEHGSLDIEIDGKKKTIGITRLHLEEDAGKSTHKEDYSLVDLNRQGTALVEIVSEPDIRTPEEAYKYLEKIKSIIQYTGVSDVKMEEGSLRCDANISIRPVGQKEFGTKTELKNLNSFNFVRKGLEYEVKRQEQVLLAGGIIEQETRRYDEKTGETVLMRVKEGADDYRYFPEPDLMHLHIDEEWRERVRASIPVLPDELREKYINEYDLPVYDAEILTMRKEMSDFFSDMVETHKADPKLASNWLMGSVNEYLNKNNVELEDTGLTAENLTGMINIIEDGTISSKQAKKVFSVLIEKGGTAKQVAKDLGMEQISDPAVLTGMVTEVLDANEQSVEDYKNGKDRAIGFLVGQIMKKSKGQANPKMVNQILLEEINKR